The following is a genomic window from Deltaproteobacteria bacterium.
CCTTTTGCCTTGAGGCAAGCGCGATGCGCTTCCGCATCAATGCCGTAAGCCAACCCGCTTACAATACCTACACCCTCTTCAACCAAACGCGTGACAATCTCCTGAGTTTTTTTTCTACCAAACTCTGTTGCTTTTCTGGCACCCACGACTGCCACCCACGGTTTTTCTTCCCATACGGGCCATTTTCCTTTGCTCAGCAAAACCAGAGGCGGATCATAAATCTCTTTTAAAATTTTGGGATAAGCTTCGCTTTCAAACGATGTCATCTGCAAACCGAGTTTTTGCAAAAGTTCCCAATCTTTTTTGCCCTGAATCAAATCAAGATTTCTTTTCGAAAAAGAACCTTCCTTGATTTTTTTCCATGTCAGGCGGGGCTTGGAAAACGAAGTCCGTTGCAACGCCAGCCATTCAATAGGATTTAATGTGAGCATAATAAGGACGCCCCCAAAAAAATTTAGGGTTTTGGCGGGGAATCGATTCTCTTTTTTAATTCTTTCCCTGTTTTGAAGAACGGGAGTTTTTTAGGTTTTACCTCTATGGATTCTCCCGTGCGGGGATTGCGGCCTTTGTAAGAATTGTAGTGACGAACCATAAAACTGCCGAGTCCGCGAATTTCAACGCGGTCTCCTTTTAATAGAGCGTTTGTCATGGAATCGAAAATCAACTCCACAACATCTTCGGCCTTTTTCTTGGTTAAACTAAGCTTTTCAGCCACTTTTAACACTAATTCTGATTTATTCATAAAAACCCCCTTTACAACCTGCTGAATTCATTAGTAAATTTAACGCCTCCCGCGAGGCTGAGTCAAGGAATATTTTTTGAAGACCTATTTTTTGAGGCGTATGGCCAAAATATTTTTTTCGTGTTCGGTAGGATAACCCCAAGCTCTATCAAATATTTTTCGAGAAACCTTAAAGGAAGGGTTTGGAGGAAGACCGGGATCATGAAGGACAAGTTCCTCCGACATTATCCGCACCG
Proteins encoded in this region:
- a CDS encoding integration host factor subunit beta, producing the protein MNKSELVLKVAEKLSLTKKKAEDVVELIFDSMTNALLKGDRVEIRGLGSFMVRHYNSYKGRNPRTGESIEVKPKKLPFFKTGKELKKRIDSPPKP